Proteins encoded in a region of the Acinetobacter sp. XH1741 genome:
- a CDS encoding IS6-like element IS1006 family transposase translates to MNPFHGRHFQGEIILWAVRWYCKYGISYRELQEMLAERGVNVDHTTIYRWVQRYAPEIEKRLRWYWRNPTDLSSWHIDETYVKVNGRWSYLYRAVDQRGDTIDFYLSSRRNTKSAYCFLGKILNNVKKWQIPQVINTDKAPTYGRALSRLKREGKCPPDLEHRQIKYKNNVIECDHGKLKRIIRATLGFKSMKTAYATIKGIEVMRALRKGQASSFYYGQPQGEVCLINRVFGL, encoded by the coding sequence ATGAATCCTTTCCATGGTCGGCATTTTCAGGGCGAAATCATTCTTTGGGCTGTGCGCTGGTATTGTAAATATGGCATTAGCTATCGTGAACTGCAGGAAATGCTGGCCGAACGGGGTGTGAATGTTGATCACACGACTATTTACCGTTGGGTTCAACGTTATGCTCCTGAAATAGAAAAACGTTTACGCTGGTATTGGCGTAATCCTACAGATCTGAGCTCGTGGCATATTGATGAAACCTATGTAAAAGTGAATGGACGATGGTCTTATCTGTATCGTGCAGTCGATCAACGTGGCGATACCATTGATTTTTATCTTTCTTCTAGACGTAATACCAAATCAGCATATTGTTTTCTTGGAAAAATTTTAAATAATGTGAAGAAGTGGCAAATTCCACAAGTGATCAACACGGATAAAGCACCCACATATGGACGTGCTTTATCACGGTTAAAACGGGAAGGTAAATGTCCACCAGACCTTGAGCACAGGCAGATTAAGTATAAAAATAACGTGATTGAATGTGATCATGGCAAGCTAAAGCGGATCATCAGGGCCACATTAGGATTCAAATCTATGAAGACGGCTTATGCCACAATTAAAGGTATTGAAGTCATGCGTGCACTACGTAAAGGACAAGCATCGTCATTTTATTATGGTCAGCCTCAGGGTGAAGTGTGTCTAATCAACAGGGTTTTCGGTCTCTAA